The following coding sequences lie in one Arachis ipaensis cultivar K30076 chromosome B03, Araip1.1, whole genome shotgun sequence genomic window:
- the LOC107631543 gene encoding putative disease resistance protein RGA1 isoform X3, which yields MKLGLSEIHASSSDVHVPKLAWRETKSYVRPSHVIGRDQEKEKIIGLLTVPSSDSGNEIIDVIPIVGIGGLGKTTIAQLVYNDDRVIENFFPRMWVFVSDDFDVKRLALEILKAMHGIDIDAHHNYSYDQLQNLLHEGLDGKKFLLVLDDVWNEDYRGWDELRNLLVGMHDDENNRIGSKIIVTTRSEKVASIMGKAYKQNLLYLPDEDCLKLFLRCAFPAGEENKHPRLVEIGKEIVRKCKGLPLAVVSLGCMLHSENRESVWKKTRDSEIWKMDQQNDGILAALKLSYNHLPSELKRCFSYCSVFPKGYEYSNLELISFWMAHGLLQTNDEDEEAEDLGEFYIQELVSKSFFEGVPEDQVVVDGLIFEELKHLGISYFKMHDLINDLAVSTMQNERAAVKFNSTNVRENVQHLSFSDSREGVPNFGNKRLSKVQTIGFWHASESASAITEPFLRWVFKEFRYLRVLNLQCSNFQFLPDCFNKMKHLRYLNLSYCQRMEKLPDSICKLQNLEVLNLCRCVALKYIPKNLRYLVSLRILWITTQMNDLSCIGFKTFSSLQILILWNCENLTFLPHDLRHLTALKRLSIEACLEVTHFGDEAEQEIDDDYSLKLEQFSINQLPELLALPNWLRRCSKTLRYLGLSQCQSLTAFPEWFPVLTSLETLLIADCPKLTLPHNMDNVHNLQNLKIFGCPQLVERCKRDIGPDWCKISHIPNIELESV from the exons ATGAAACTTGGTCTCTCGGAGATTCATGCAAGTAGTAGTGATGTTCATGTTCCAAAGTTGGCTTGGAGGGAGACTAAATCTTATGTTAGGCCTTCCCATGTGATTGGTAGAGATCAGGAGAAAGAGAAGATCATTGGTTTATTGACCGTTCCATCATCAGATTCTGGTAATGAGATTATTGATGTTATTCCAATTGTTGGAATTGGAGGTTTGGGGAAGACCACAATTGCACAACTAGTGTACAATGATGATAGGGTGATCGAGAATTTCTTTCCACGAATGTGGGTGTTTGTCTCTGATGATTTTGATGTTAAGAGGTTGGCATTGGAGATTCTTAAGGCTATGCATGGAATAGATATAGATGCCCATCACAATTATAGTTATGATCAGTTACAGAATTTGCTGCACGAGGGACTAGATGGGAAGAAGTTTCTGCTTGTTCTCGACGACGTTTGGAATGAAGATTATAGAGGGTGGGACGAACTGAGAAATCTGTTAGTAGGAATGCACGATGATGAAAATAACAGAATTGGTAGCAAGATTATCGTGACAACTCGTAGCGAAAAGGTTGCTTCGATCATGGGGAAAGCTTATAAACAGAACCTGCTATATCTTCCTGATGAAGATTGTCTAAAGCTATTTCTCAGGTGTGCATTTCCGGCAGGAGAGGAAAACAAGCACCCGAGGCTTGTGGAAATTGGGAAAGAGATTGTTAGAAAGTGCAAAGGGTTGCCCCTGGCAGTGGTGAGTTTAGGGTGCATGCTTCACTCAGAAAATCGAGAAAGTGTGTGGAAGAAAACTAGAGATAGTGAAATTTGGAAAATGGACCAACAAAATGATGGGATTTTGGCTGCATTGAAACTGAGCTATAACCACTTGCCATCTGAATTGAAAAGGTGTTTCTCCTATTGTTCAGTTTTTCCGAAGGGTTATGAATATAGCAATTTGGAGTTGATATCATTTTGGATGGCACATGGACTGCTACAAACCAACGACGAAGATGAAGAGGCAGAGGATCTTGGAGAGTTCTATATTCAAGAGCTAGtttcaaaatctttctttgaAGGTGTTCCTGAAGATCAAGTAGTTGTTGATGGACTTATTTTTGAAGAACTTAAGCATCTAGGAATATCTTATTTTAAGATGCATGATCTTATTAATGACCTTGCTGTGTCTACTATGCAAAATGAAAGGGCTGCAGTAAAGTTTAATTCAACCAATGTGAGAGAAAATGTGCAGCATTTATCATTTTCTGATAGTAGAGAAGGAGTACCTAATTTTGGTAATAAAAGGTTGAGTAAGGTCCAAACCATTGGATTCTGGCATGCAAGTGAAAGTGCAAGTGCAATCACTGAACCATTTCTTAGATGGGTTTTTAAGGAATTCAGGTACCTCAGGGTGTTGAATTTACAATGTTCAAATTTTCAGTTCTTGCCTGATTGTTTCAACAAGATGAAGCATTTGAGGTATCTTAATCTGAGCTATTGCCAAAGGATGGAAAAACTCCCAGATTCCATTTGCAAGCTGCAGAACTTGGAAGTTCTTAATCTGTGTAGATGTGTAGCACTTAAATACATTCCAAAAAACTTGAGGTATCTTGTGAGCCTCAGGATTTTGTGGATCACCACACAAATGAATGATTTGTCTTGTATAGGTTTTAAGACCTTCAGTTCTTTGCAAATATTGATTTTGTGGAATTGTGAAAACTTAACATTCCTTCCACATGATTTGAGACACTTAACTGCTTTGAAAAGGCTTAGTATTGAGGCTTGTCTTGAGGTGACTCATTTTGGAGATGAAGCTGAACAAGAAATTGATGACGACTATTCCTTGAAACTTGAACAATTCTCAATCAACCAACTACCAGAATTGTTAGCATTACCTAATTGGCTAAGAAGATGTTCTAAGACTCTCAGATATCTGGGCCTTTCACAGTGTCAGAGCTTAACAGCATTTCCAGAATGGTTCCCAGTTCTGACATCACTTGAAACCCTTCTAATTGCTGATTGTCCAAAATTAACACTACCACATAATATGGATAATGTTCATAACCTTCAGAACTTGAAGATATTTGGATGCCCTCAGCTAGTTGAGAGATGCAAAAGAGATATAGGACCTGATTGGTGTAAAATATCTCATATCCCAAATATTGAA CTTGAAAGCGTTTAA
- the LOC107631543 gene encoding putative disease resistance protein RGA1 isoform X2 — protein sequence MKLTPSRTLSESSMLSLWMLRTSKHKITASWSGCSSSGIISSMLVTSWMRLSVKHSGTRLSRAKEASKERMKLGLSEIHASSSDVHVPKLAWRETKSYVRPSHVIGRDQEKEKIIGLLTVPSSDSGNEIIDVIPIVGIGGLGKTTIAQLVYNDDRVIENFFPRMWVFVSDDFDVKRLALEILKAMHGIDIDAHHNYSYDQLQNLLHEGLDGKKFLLVLDDVWNEDYRGWDELRNLLVGMHDDENNRIGSKIIVTTRSEKVASIMGKAYKQNLLYLPDEDCLKLFLRCAFPAGEENKHPRLVEIGKEIVRKCKGLPLAVVSLGCMLHSENRESVWKKTRDSEIWKMDQQNDGILAALKLSYNHLPSELKRCFSYCSVFPKGYEYSNLELISFWMAHGLLQTNDEDEEAEDLGEFYIQELVSKSFFEGVPEDQVVVDGLIFEELKHLGISYFKMHDLINDLAVSTMQNERAAVKFNSTNVRENVQHLSFSDSREGVPNFGNKRLSKVQTIGFWHASESASAITEPFLRWVFKEFRYLRVLNLQCSNFQFLPDCFNKMKHLRYLNLSYCQRMEKLPDSICKLQNLEVLNLCRCVALKYIPKNLRYLVSLRILWITTQMNDLSCIGFKTFSSLQILILWNCENLTFLPHDLRHLTALKRLSIEACLEVTHFGDEAEQEIDDDYSLKLEQFSINQLPELLALPNWLRRCSKTLRYLGLSQCQSLTAFPEWFPVLTSLETLLIADCPKLTLPHNMDNVHNLQNLKIFGCPQLVERCKRDIGPDWCKISHIPNIELESV from the exons ATGAAATTGACACCCTCAAGAACTCTCTCAGAATCATCAATGCTTTCCTTGTGGATGCTGAGAACAAGCAAACACAAAATAACGGCATCATGGAGTGGCTGCAGCAGCTCAGGGATCATTTCTTCGATGCTCGTGACATCTTGGATGAGATTGAGTGTGAAGCACTCAGGAACAAGATTGTCAAGAGCCAAGGAAGCTTCAAAAGAAAG GATGAAACTTGGTCTCTCGGAGATTCATGCAAGTAGTAGTGATGTTCATGTTCCAAAGTTGGCTTGGAGGGAGACTAAATCTTATGTTAGGCCTTCCCATGTGATTGGTAGAGATCAGGAGAAAGAGAAGATCATTGGTTTATTGACCGTTCCATCATCAGATTCTGGTAATGAGATTATTGATGTTATTCCAATTGTTGGAATTGGAGGTTTGGGGAAGACCACAATTGCACAACTAGTGTACAATGATGATAGGGTGATCGAGAATTTCTTTCCACGAATGTGGGTGTTTGTCTCTGATGATTTTGATGTTAAGAGGTTGGCATTGGAGATTCTTAAGGCTATGCATGGAATAGATATAGATGCCCATCACAATTATAGTTATGATCAGTTACAGAATTTGCTGCACGAGGGACTAGATGGGAAGAAGTTTCTGCTTGTTCTCGACGACGTTTGGAATGAAGATTATAGAGGGTGGGACGAACTGAGAAATCTGTTAGTAGGAATGCACGATGATGAAAATAACAGAATTGGTAGCAAGATTATCGTGACAACTCGTAGCGAAAAGGTTGCTTCGATCATGGGGAAAGCTTATAAACAGAACCTGCTATATCTTCCTGATGAAGATTGTCTAAAGCTATTTCTCAGGTGTGCATTTCCGGCAGGAGAGGAAAACAAGCACCCGAGGCTTGTGGAAATTGGGAAAGAGATTGTTAGAAAGTGCAAAGGGTTGCCCCTGGCAGTGGTGAGTTTAGGGTGCATGCTTCACTCAGAAAATCGAGAAAGTGTGTGGAAGAAAACTAGAGATAGTGAAATTTGGAAAATGGACCAACAAAATGATGGGATTTTGGCTGCATTGAAACTGAGCTATAACCACTTGCCATCTGAATTGAAAAGGTGTTTCTCCTATTGTTCAGTTTTTCCGAAGGGTTATGAATATAGCAATTTGGAGTTGATATCATTTTGGATGGCACATGGACTGCTACAAACCAACGACGAAGATGAAGAGGCAGAGGATCTTGGAGAGTTCTATATTCAAGAGCTAGtttcaaaatctttctttgaAGGTGTTCCTGAAGATCAAGTAGTTGTTGATGGACTTATTTTTGAAGAACTTAAGCATCTAGGAATATCTTATTTTAAGATGCATGATCTTATTAATGACCTTGCTGTGTCTACTATGCAAAATGAAAGGGCTGCAGTAAAGTTTAATTCAACCAATGTGAGAGAAAATGTGCAGCATTTATCATTTTCTGATAGTAGAGAAGGAGTACCTAATTTTGGTAATAAAAGGTTGAGTAAGGTCCAAACCATTGGATTCTGGCATGCAAGTGAAAGTGCAAGTGCAATCACTGAACCATTTCTTAGATGGGTTTTTAAGGAATTCAGGTACCTCAGGGTGTTGAATTTACAATGTTCAAATTTTCAGTTCTTGCCTGATTGTTTCAACAAGATGAAGCATTTGAGGTATCTTAATCTGAGCTATTGCCAAAGGATGGAAAAACTCCCAGATTCCATTTGCAAGCTGCAGAACTTGGAAGTTCTTAATCTGTGTAGATGTGTAGCACTTAAATACATTCCAAAAAACTTGAGGTATCTTGTGAGCCTCAGGATTTTGTGGATCACCACACAAATGAATGATTTGTCTTGTATAGGTTTTAAGACCTTCAGTTCTTTGCAAATATTGATTTTGTGGAATTGTGAAAACTTAACATTCCTTCCACATGATTTGAGACACTTAACTGCTTTGAAAAGGCTTAGTATTGAGGCTTGTCTTGAGGTGACTCATTTTGGAGATGAAGCTGAACAAGAAATTGATGACGACTATTCCTTGAAACTTGAACAATTCTCAATCAACCAACTACCAGAATTGTTAGCATTACCTAATTGGCTAAGAAGATGTTCTAAGACTCTCAGATATCTGGGCCTTTCACAGTGTCAGAGCTTAACAGCATTTCCAGAATGGTTCCCAGTTCTGACATCACTTGAAACCCTTCTAATTGCTGATTGTCCAAAATTAACACTACCACATAATATGGATAATGTTCATAACCTTCAGAACTTGAAGATATTTGGATGCCCTCAGCTAGTTGAGAGATGCAAAAGAGATATAGGACCTGATTGGTGTAAAATATCTCATATCCCAAATATTGAA CTTGAAAGCGTTTAA
- the LOC107631543 gene encoding putative disease resistance protein RGA1 isoform X1 has translation MFLLVSGLLTNILNRVDSATYKEISLLWGLKDEIDTLKNSLRIINAFLVDAENKQTQNNGIMEWLQQLRDHFFDARDILDEIECEALRNKIVKSQGSFKRKVKRFFSLSNPLAFRIQMAHKIKEIKKKIDELASFRMKLGLSEIHASSSDVHVPKLAWRETKSYVRPSHVIGRDQEKEKIIGLLTVPSSDSGNEIIDVIPIVGIGGLGKTTIAQLVYNDDRVIENFFPRMWVFVSDDFDVKRLALEILKAMHGIDIDAHHNYSYDQLQNLLHEGLDGKKFLLVLDDVWNEDYRGWDELRNLLVGMHDDENNRIGSKIIVTTRSEKVASIMGKAYKQNLLYLPDEDCLKLFLRCAFPAGEENKHPRLVEIGKEIVRKCKGLPLAVVSLGCMLHSENRESVWKKTRDSEIWKMDQQNDGILAALKLSYNHLPSELKRCFSYCSVFPKGYEYSNLELISFWMAHGLLQTNDEDEEAEDLGEFYIQELVSKSFFEGVPEDQVVVDGLIFEELKHLGISYFKMHDLINDLAVSTMQNERAAVKFNSTNVRENVQHLSFSDSREGVPNFGNKRLSKVQTIGFWHASESASAITEPFLRWVFKEFRYLRVLNLQCSNFQFLPDCFNKMKHLRYLNLSYCQRMEKLPDSICKLQNLEVLNLCRCVALKYIPKNLRYLVSLRILWITTQMNDLSCIGFKTFSSLQILILWNCENLTFLPHDLRHLTALKRLSIEACLEVTHFGDEAEQEIDDDYSLKLEQFSINQLPELLALPNWLRRCSKTLRYLGLSQCQSLTAFPEWFPVLTSLETLLIADCPKLTLPHNMDNVHNLQNLKIFGCPQLVERCKRDIGPDWCKISHIPNIELESV, from the exons ATGTTTCTCTTAGTTTCTGGTTTGCTGACCAATATCTTGAACAGGGTAGATTCCGCTACCTACAAAGAGATTTCACTGTTATGGGGTCTTAAAGATGAAATTGACACCCTCAAGAACTCTCTCAGAATCATCAATGCTTTCCTTGTGGATGCTGAGAACAAGCAAACACAAAATAACGGCATCATGGAGTGGCTGCAGCAGCTCAGGGATCATTTCTTCGATGCTCGTGACATCTTGGATGAGATTGAGTGTGAAGCACTCAGGAACAAGATTGTCAAGAGCCAAGGAAGCTTCAAAAGAAAGGTAAAGCGCTTCTTCTCACTCTCTAACCCTCTTGCATTTCGTATTCAGATGGCTCATAAGATCAaggaaattaagaaaaaaatagatGAATTGGCTTCTTTTAGGATGAAACTTGGTCTCTCGGAGATTCATGCAAGTAGTAGTGATGTTCATGTTCCAAAGTTGGCTTGGAGGGAGACTAAATCTTATGTTAGGCCTTCCCATGTGATTGGTAGAGATCAGGAGAAAGAGAAGATCATTGGTTTATTGACCGTTCCATCATCAGATTCTGGTAATGAGATTATTGATGTTATTCCAATTGTTGGAATTGGAGGTTTGGGGAAGACCACAATTGCACAACTAGTGTACAATGATGATAGGGTGATCGAGAATTTCTTTCCACGAATGTGGGTGTTTGTCTCTGATGATTTTGATGTTAAGAGGTTGGCATTGGAGATTCTTAAGGCTATGCATGGAATAGATATAGATGCCCATCACAATTATAGTTATGATCAGTTACAGAATTTGCTGCACGAGGGACTAGATGGGAAGAAGTTTCTGCTTGTTCTCGACGACGTTTGGAATGAAGATTATAGAGGGTGGGACGAACTGAGAAATCTGTTAGTAGGAATGCACGATGATGAAAATAACAGAATTGGTAGCAAGATTATCGTGACAACTCGTAGCGAAAAGGTTGCTTCGATCATGGGGAAAGCTTATAAACAGAACCTGCTATATCTTCCTGATGAAGATTGTCTAAAGCTATTTCTCAGGTGTGCATTTCCGGCAGGAGAGGAAAACAAGCACCCGAGGCTTGTGGAAATTGGGAAAGAGATTGTTAGAAAGTGCAAAGGGTTGCCCCTGGCAGTGGTGAGTTTAGGGTGCATGCTTCACTCAGAAAATCGAGAAAGTGTGTGGAAGAAAACTAGAGATAGTGAAATTTGGAAAATGGACCAACAAAATGATGGGATTTTGGCTGCATTGAAACTGAGCTATAACCACTTGCCATCTGAATTGAAAAGGTGTTTCTCCTATTGTTCAGTTTTTCCGAAGGGTTATGAATATAGCAATTTGGAGTTGATATCATTTTGGATGGCACATGGACTGCTACAAACCAACGACGAAGATGAAGAGGCAGAGGATCTTGGAGAGTTCTATATTCAAGAGCTAGtttcaaaatctttctttgaAGGTGTTCCTGAAGATCAAGTAGTTGTTGATGGACTTATTTTTGAAGAACTTAAGCATCTAGGAATATCTTATTTTAAGATGCATGATCTTATTAATGACCTTGCTGTGTCTACTATGCAAAATGAAAGGGCTGCAGTAAAGTTTAATTCAACCAATGTGAGAGAAAATGTGCAGCATTTATCATTTTCTGATAGTAGAGAAGGAGTACCTAATTTTGGTAATAAAAGGTTGAGTAAGGTCCAAACCATTGGATTCTGGCATGCAAGTGAAAGTGCAAGTGCAATCACTGAACCATTTCTTAGATGGGTTTTTAAGGAATTCAGGTACCTCAGGGTGTTGAATTTACAATGTTCAAATTTTCAGTTCTTGCCTGATTGTTTCAACAAGATGAAGCATTTGAGGTATCTTAATCTGAGCTATTGCCAAAGGATGGAAAAACTCCCAGATTCCATTTGCAAGCTGCAGAACTTGGAAGTTCTTAATCTGTGTAGATGTGTAGCACTTAAATACATTCCAAAAAACTTGAGGTATCTTGTGAGCCTCAGGATTTTGTGGATCACCACACAAATGAATGATTTGTCTTGTATAGGTTTTAAGACCTTCAGTTCTTTGCAAATATTGATTTTGTGGAATTGTGAAAACTTAACATTCCTTCCACATGATTTGAGACACTTAACTGCTTTGAAAAGGCTTAGTATTGAGGCTTGTCTTGAGGTGACTCATTTTGGAGATGAAGCTGAACAAGAAATTGATGACGACTATTCCTTGAAACTTGAACAATTCTCAATCAACCAACTACCAGAATTGTTAGCATTACCTAATTGGCTAAGAAGATGTTCTAAGACTCTCAGATATCTGGGCCTTTCACAGTGTCAGAGCTTAACAGCATTTCCAGAATGGTTCCCAGTTCTGACATCACTTGAAACCCTTCTAATTGCTGATTGTCCAAAATTAACACTACCACATAATATGGATAATGTTCATAACCTTCAGAACTTGAAGATATTTGGATGCCCTCAGCTAGTTGAGAGATGCAAAAGAGATATAGGACCTGATTGGTGTAAAATATCTCATATCCCAAATATTGAA CTTGAAAGCGTTTAA
- the LOC107631546 gene encoding N-acetylglucosaminyl-phosphatidylinositol de-N-acetylase isoform X1, with amino-acid sequence MAWLVMIASLILVTWIVSLFTILILSFFPFTNLRAAPLRKRNNVLLVIAHPDDESMFFTPTINFLTSRRHNVQVLCLSIGDADGKGNIRKKELFQACVALKVPMQQVKIVNHPDLQDGFGKVWNHSLLANIIEEQITSHCINMIITFDNYGVSGHCNHRDVHYGVSKLLYDTLQKDIDVWELVSTNILRKYSGPIDIWLTMIWAMLHSSGTIQYLVNEHPRRSYCAMAQHASQWVWFRKLFVTLSSYTYVNTLRKIQH; translated from the exons ATGGCATGGCTTGTGATGATCGCTTCTCTGATTCTGGTTACATGGATCGTTTCACTCTTCACAATCCTCATTCTCTCGTTCTTCCCTTTCACCAATCTTAGAGCTGCACCTCTTCGCAAGAGGAACAACGTCTTGCTCGTGATCGCTCATCCCGATGATGAATCCAT GTTCTTTACTCCAACTATTAATTTTCTGACTTCAAGACGGCACAATGTTCAAGTACTTTGCTTATCTATTG GTGATGCAGATGGTAAAGGAAATATCAGAAAAAAAGAGTTGTTTCAGGCTTGTGTAGCCCTCAAG GTTCCCATGCAACAAGTGAAGATTGTCAACCATCCAGATCTGCAG GATGGTTTTGGTAAGGTTTGGAACCATAGTTTATTGGCAAATATTATAGAAGAACAAATAACCAGCCACTGCATTAATATG ATTATTACTTTTGATAACTATGGTGTCTCAGGTCATTGTAATCATCGAGATGTGCATTATGGAGTAAG CAAGCTACTGTATGATACTTTACAAAAGGATATCGATGTCTGGGAGCTT GTTAGCACCAACATATTGCGAAAGTATAGTGGTCCCATTGATATCTGGTTGACCATGATTTGGGCCATGCTTCACTCAAGTGGAACAATACAGTACTTGGTAAACGAACATCCACGTAGGAGCTATTGTGCTATGGCCCAGCACGCAAGCCAGTGGGTCTG GTTCCGCAAGCTTTTTGTTACTTTGTCAAGTTATACGTATGTGAACACTCTTAGAAAGATACAACATTGA
- the LOC107631546 gene encoding probable N-acetylglucosaminyl-phosphatidylinositol de-N-acetylase isoform X2 → MAWLVMIASLILVTWIVSLFTILILSFFPFTNLRAAPLRKRNNVLLVIAHPDDESMFFTPTINFLTSRRHNVQVLCLSIGDADGKGNIRKKELFQACVALKIITFDNYGVSGHCNHRDVHYGVSKLLYDTLQKDIDVWELVSTNILRKYSGPIDIWLTMIWAMLHSSGTIQYLVNEHPRRSYCAMAQHASQWVWFRKLFVTLSSYTYVNTLRKIQH, encoded by the exons ATGGCATGGCTTGTGATGATCGCTTCTCTGATTCTGGTTACATGGATCGTTTCACTCTTCACAATCCTCATTCTCTCGTTCTTCCCTTTCACCAATCTTAGAGCTGCACCTCTTCGCAAGAGGAACAACGTCTTGCTCGTGATCGCTCATCCCGATGATGAATCCAT GTTCTTTACTCCAACTATTAATTTTCTGACTTCAAGACGGCACAATGTTCAAGTACTTTGCTTATCTATTG GTGATGCAGATGGTAAAGGAAATATCAGAAAAAAAGAGTTGTTTCAGGCTTGTGTAGCCCTCAAG ATTATTACTTTTGATAACTATGGTGTCTCAGGTCATTGTAATCATCGAGATGTGCATTATGGAGTAAG CAAGCTACTGTATGATACTTTACAAAAGGATATCGATGTCTGGGAGCTT GTTAGCACCAACATATTGCGAAAGTATAGTGGTCCCATTGATATCTGGTTGACCATGATTTGGGCCATGCTTCACTCAAGTGGAACAATACAGTACTTGGTAAACGAACATCCACGTAGGAGCTATTGTGCTATGGCCCAGCACGCAAGCCAGTGGGTCTG GTTCCGCAAGCTTTTTGTTACTTTGTCAAGTTATACGTATGTGAACACTCTTAGAAAGATACAACATTGA